In Leptospira sp. WS58.C1, a single genomic region encodes these proteins:
- a CDS encoding flagellar FlbD family protein — protein MITLHRLKGNEFVLNASHIECIEANPDTTITLSNDRKYVVQESIPEVIEKILEFKKRVLVFPFGSAPDQFKRAD, from the coding sequence TTGATTACTTTACATAGATTGAAAGGAAATGAATTCGTTCTAAACGCCTCTCATATAGAATGTATCGAGGCCAATCCGGATACAACGATCACTTTGTCTAATGATAGAAAATATGTGGTCCAAGAAAGTATACCTGAAGTGATCGAAAAAATTTTGGAGTTCAAAAAACGAGTGCTGGTGTTTCCTTTTGGTTCCGCGCCGGATCAATTTAAGAGGGCAGATTAA
- a CDS encoding glycosyltransferase, with protein MKVAVIHDWLNGMRGGEIVLDSILKVFPDADLFTLFYEKGKLNERIENRRIITAFTDRLPFKSKYRWYLPLFPTAIESLDLRGYDLIVSSSHCVAKGVIPDPDAIHISYVHSPMRYVWDLYYDYFPARSGLKFFAFQFVSNYLRTWDSVSSNRVDSFLCNSEFVSRRIQKFYRRNSKVVYPPCLPKGFKVKTEKKENFDLIVSAFAPYKRIDLAIEAYRKNGRPLKILGSGQEYKKLVKELPPNVEILPHRPRNEVQEYMAKAKTFIFPGMEDFGIAPVEAQGYCTPVLAFGKGGALETVVSGKTGLFFREQTVEALNASLEESDRKEWKSKDFQASVNRFTEEKFIIQIQKTVETINKNSGKRRGV; from the coding sequence ATGAAAGTCGCAGTGATCCATGATTGGCTGAACGGAATGAGGGGTGGAGAGATCGTACTCGATTCCATCCTGAAAGTATTTCCGGATGCCGATCTATTTACCCTTTTTTATGAAAAAGGAAAATTAAACGAAAGGATCGAAAACAGAAGGATCATAACCGCATTCACCGATAGGCTCCCTTTCAAGTCCAAATACCGTTGGTATCTTCCTTTATTTCCGACCGCAATCGAATCCTTGGATCTTCGAGGGTATGATCTGATAGTATCTTCTTCTCATTGTGTTGCAAAAGGTGTGATCCCCGATCCTGATGCGATCCATATTAGTTATGTACATTCTCCAATGAGATACGTTTGGGATTTGTACTATGATTATTTTCCCGCCAGAAGCGGATTGAAGTTTTTTGCCTTCCAATTTGTTTCCAATTATCTTCGTACCTGGGACTCCGTTTCTTCCAATAGAGTGGATTCTTTTTTATGCAACTCGGAATTCGTTTCCAGAAGGATCCAAAAGTTTTATAGAAGGAATTCCAAGGTAGTTTATCCTCCTTGTTTGCCAAAAGGGTTTAAGGTTAAAACTGAGAAGAAGGAAAATTTCGATCTGATCGTTTCCGCATTTGCTCCATATAAACGGATCGATTTGGCAATAGAGGCATACAGAAAGAACGGGAGACCTCTAAAAATTTTAGGAAGCGGCCAAGAATATAAGAAACTCGTAAAAGAACTTCCGCCGAATGTGGAGATCTTGCCTCATAGGCCAAGGAATGAAGTGCAAGAGTATATGGCCAAGGCCAAAACATTCATTTTTCCCGGAATGGAAGATTTCGGGATCGCACCGGTTGAAGCGCAAGGCTATTGTACCCCTGTTTTGGCATTTGGAAAGGGAGGAGCCTTAGAGACGGTGGTCTCCGGAAAGACCGGGCTATTCTTCCGAGAGCAAACGGTCGAAGCATTGAACGCTAGCTTAGAGGAATCCGACCGAAAAGAATGGAAATCCAAGGACTTTCAGGCCTCGGTAAACCGTTTTACGGAGGAAAAATTCATCATCCAAATCCAAAAGACGGTCGAGACTATAAACAAGAACTCTGGAAAAAGGAGGGGCGTTTGA
- a CDS encoding MlaD family protein gives MKFPIPSPIHLGFVFFCAFFVLLYQSVIERSGSEEDYPYTLKIYYPKSQGIRPGTPVSILGLERGIVREVDVVGIEEVPDKRFLDKNRTKAVEITIRLAEPITLYSNYDISFRTATVLSGRTIDINPGNAEEDSKQAFFKPTYKEEDGFRPDFAPSARYYDDFFAASTGVIRENKEDINLLFGNLKEISYKLNGTSGSVPRFINDIDTYDNLAETLTDMRILGDDARRYVEGYRKMERSAPIPFSINLYRRTTLIGDISSDFYLDRLKPP, from the coding sequence ATGAAATTCCCGATCCCTTCTCCCATACATCTAGGTTTCGTTTTCTTTTGTGCTTTTTTTGTTCTTCTTTACCAATCGGTGATCGAAAGATCCGGTTCCGAAGAAGATTATCCTTATACTTTAAAAATTTATTATCCAAAGTCCCAAGGTATACGCCCTGGAACTCCGGTCAGTATTTTAGGACTGGAAAGAGGGATCGTAAGAGAAGTGGATGTGGTTGGGATCGAAGAAGTTCCCGACAAAAGATTTTTGGATAAGAACAGGACAAAGGCGGTAGAGATCACGATCCGCCTAGCTGAACCTATCACACTGTATTCAAATTACGATATAAGTTTTAGGACTGCTACCGTACTTTCCGGAAGGACCATCGACATCAATCCTGGAAACGCTGAGGAAGATTCCAAGCAGGCGTTTTTTAAACCTACATACAAGGAAGAAGACGGTTTTCGTCCAGACTTCGCTCCTTCCGCCAGATACTATGACGACTTTTTTGCGGCTTCCACCGGCGTGATCCGAGAGAATAAAGAAGATATCAATCTGCTATTCGGGAACTTAAAAGAGATCTCTTACAAACTCAACGGAACTAGCGGATCGGTCCCTAGGTTTATCAACGATATAGATACGTACGACAACCTAGCCGAAACTTTGACGGACATGAGAATTTTAGGAGATGATGCCAGAAGGTACGTGGAAGGATACCGTAAGATGGAAAGAAGTGCACCTATTCCATTCTCCATTAATCTGTACAGAAGGACCACTTTGATTGGGGACATTTCCAGCGATTTCTATCTGGACCGACTTAAACCTCCTTGA
- a CDS encoding cell division protein FtsQ/DivIB → MRHNIIDFLKESVQKRTSWWLLAFLFLLASTLGWGFRRGSLPQELNKLILTGHETLRTEEIVQIMGIQPGTSFENYDLGQMEHRLTSHPRIKSAHLEKKTDDQLLVEITERKPNYLVNSDGHLFEIDPELKILSMDDVRSQGLTILSGTFSREKGEVVGAAFKDLHTSVENAFRSYPALKSRISEVSLHEDGEIFVYADTPLPVRVQVGTLFQTEQVRKLYAVLAYLEKEKVRPKLVDIRGEDAVYH, encoded by the coding sequence ATGAGACATAATATAATTGACTTTTTGAAAGAATCCGTTCAAAAAAGAACGAGTTGGTGGCTTCTGGCCTTCCTCTTTCTATTGGCTAGCACTTTAGGCTGGGGATTTAGAAGGGGTTCCCTTCCCCAGGAGTTGAATAAACTCATACTGACAGGACACGAAACTCTTAGAACGGAAGAAATAGTTCAGATCATGGGTATCCAACCGGGAACCTCTTTCGAAAATTACGACCTCGGCCAAATGGAACACCGACTTACCTCACATCCCAGAATCAAATCCGCTCACTTGGAAAAAAAAACGGACGACCAATTGCTCGTAGAGATCACCGAAAGAAAACCGAATTACCTCGTGAACTCCGACGGTCATCTTTTCGAGATAGATCCCGAACTTAAGATCCTTTCCATGGATGATGTAAGAAGCCAAGGACTTACAATTCTTTCCGGGACATTCTCCAGAGAAAAAGGAGAAGTGGTAGGCGCAGCATTCAAGGACCTTCACACTTCCGTGGAGAACGCATTTCGTTCTTATCCCGCTCTGAAGTCCAGGATCTCCGAAGTATCCTTACATGAAGACGGAGAAATTTTTGTCTACGCAGACACTCCTCTTCCGGTTCGTGTGCAGGTAGGGACATTATTCCAAACGGAACAGGTCAGAAAGTTATACGCTGTATTAGCATATCTTGAAAAAGAAAAAGTCCGCCCCAAACTAGTGGACATACGGGGAGAAGACGCGGTCTACCATTAA
- a CDS encoding motility protein A: MDIATIIGFGSAIVVFTFGVLSAGLNPIDIVDVPSVLITFGGATACTVMAVPWQNTLDLGKVTRKAFREEKSDLIGLIKTLVSFSEKARREGLLALEDDVNELPEEFLRKGITLVVDGTDPELVRNIMETEMSNIASRHNAGKSWWENWGALAPAFGMIGTLIGLVQMLKNLGSGDASAIGTGMAAALITTLYGSMGANIIAIPIMKKLMRKSSDELLIRQIMIEGTLSIQSGDNPRIVKDKLASYLPPGERGVLKDEND; the protein is encoded by the coding sequence ATGGATATAGCTACAATCATAGGCTTCGGCTCCGCAATCGTAGTATTCACTTTCGGGGTTCTTTCCGCCGGACTAAATCCGATCGATATTGTGGACGTGCCTTCCGTATTGATCACATTCGGAGGAGCGACCGCTTGTACGGTTATGGCGGTCCCTTGGCAAAATACCTTAGACTTGGGAAAGGTAACTCGTAAGGCTTTTAGAGAAGAAAAAAGCGACCTCATAGGACTTATAAAAACTTTAGTATCCTTCTCCGAGAAAGCAAGAAGAGAGGGTCTACTCGCTTTGGAAGACGACGTGAACGAACTTCCGGAAGAATTTTTAAGAAAGGGAATCACCCTGGTCGTGGACGGTACAGACCCGGAACTTGTTCGGAATATTATGGAAACCGAAATGAGTAATATTGCCTCCAGACATAATGCCGGAAAATCCTGGTGGGAAAACTGGGGAGCTCTTGCTCCCGCATTCGGGATGATTGGAACTCTGATCGGATTGGTCCAAATGTTGAAGAACCTCGGATCGGGAGACGCGAGTGCGATCGGAACGGGAATGGCGGCCGCATTGATCACCACATTGTACGGATCCATGGGGGCGAATATCATAGCTATTCCCATTATGAAAAAGCTCATGCGTAAATCCTCGGACGAACTATTAATAAGACAGATCATGATAGAAGGTACACTCTCCATCCAATCCGGGGATAACCCTCGTATCGTGAAAGATAAACTCGCAAGTTATCTGCCACCTGGCGAACGCGGCGTATTAAAAGACGAAAACGATTAA